The Meiothermus ruber DSM 1279 genome includes the window CAGCGGCGCGCCCGACTCACCCACCTCCTTGGCCCCGGCCACCCCGGTGTTGAGGATGAGGGTCAGCACCGAGAGCACCAGCAGGGTGATAATGCCCAGGATGAGGGCCCGCGGCATGTCCCGCACCACGTCGTGGGACTCCTCGGCGGCCAGGGGGAGCTGCTCGATGGCCAGATAAAACCAGATGGCAAACGGCAGCGCCGCAAAGACCCCATACCAGCCAAAGGGGAGGAAGCTCGAGCCCCCTTCCTGCGGGGCGATGTTGAAGACCTTATCCCAGCTAAAGGCACCGGAGAACCCTGCCGCTACGTAAAAGACCACCAGCACCGCCAGCGCCAGCAGGGTTACGATCAGCGAGACCCGCAGGGTAAGGGCCGTACCCCGGATGTTGATGCCCACAAAGAGGGCGTAGAAGGCCGCCCACCAGATCCAGGCCGGCACGCCGGGGATCAGCGCGTTCATATATCCGGCGATGCCCACCACGATTACTGCCGGGGTAATCACGTACTCGATCAGGTCGGTGACCCCGTTCAGGAAGGCCCAGTTGGGACCAAAGGCGCTGCGGGTAAACGAATAAAAGCCCCCCGCGTGGGGCAGTGCGGTGGAAAGCTCGGCGATGGAGAGCACCATGGTGACGTATAACACGGCCACCACCAGCGTGGCTAGCAGTAACCCGCCAAAACCCCCGGCGGCCAGTCCGAAGTTCCAGCCGAAGAAGTCGCCCGAGATGACCGCGCCGACCCCCAGGCCCCACAAAAGCACCCAGCCCGCGCTCTTGCGCAAGCGCCGCTTCTCCAGATAGGTGTTGTCCACATCTATGTAGTGCGCCCCGCGCACCGCTTTGGGTTTGTTTTCCATAACAGAGCTACCTCCTAGTTCGCTTGTGTCAAGCCGGCTCTTGTGCAACCCGTGCCCGGATCAGTTTGGCCAGTTCTTTCACCCCCTCCTCCAGGCCCTCGGCGCTCTGAGCCCCAAAGCACAGCCGGAAGTGCATGGTCTCGTCGGTCTGCACTAAAAAAGCCTCGCCGGGGGTGATGGCCACCCCCTGGGCCAGGGCCTGATGGTGCAGCTCCAGATTGGAGAAAAGTCGGGGCAGGCTCACCCAGCAGGAGAAGCCCCCCTCTGGATGGCTCCACTCCACCCCTTTGGGCATGTAGCGGCGCAGGGATTGCAAGAGGGTATCCCGCCGCTTCTGATACAGGGGCAGTACCTGCTTGAGGTGCTGTTTCAGGCCGCCCTGGCGGATGAACCGGGCGGTGGCCCGCTGCAGGAGGGGGGGCGGGCCGGTGATGTCGGAGACGTTGTGCAGGGGAAGAAAGCGCTCGAGCAAAGCCGGCGCGGCGACCAGATAACCGATGCGCAGGCCCGGCATCAGCACCTTGGAGAGGCTGGCCAGGTGCACCACCTGGGCCTCCAGGCCCATCCGCTGGGCCAGGGCCAGGAGCGGGGTGGGCGGGGTTTTCTCGTAGGACAAGAGGCCCAGGGTGTCGTCTTCGACCAGGGTGAAGCCGTAGGTGCGGGCCAGCTCGAGCAAACCCTGTAGCCGCCCCTCCTGGAAGCGCAGCCCGGTGGGGTTGTGGTAGCTGGGGATGGTGTAGTAAAAGCGCGGGCGGTGGCGCTTGAGCAGGGCCTCGAGCACCTCGAGCCGGGGGCCTTCGGGGTTCAGGGGCACCGGCAGGGGCTTGAGGCGAAACTGCTTGAGGATGCCCAGCAGGCCCAGGTAGGTGGGCTCTTCCAGCAGCACCTCCTCGCCCGGTTCGGCCAGGGCCCGGCAGACCAGGGCCAGTCCCTGCAGACCCCCTACTGTGACCAGCACCTCCTTGGGGTCGGCCCCGATGCCCCGCTGCTCCAGCAGCTCGCTAATAGCCACCCGGAGTTCGGGCTCGCCCATCAGGGAGCCGTAGCCAAAAACCTCCTGGGCCAGGGGTTTCAGGCTATCCAGGCAGGCCCAGAACGCCGCATACGGGAACAAAGCAGGGTCGGCGGTGGCTAAGGCCAGGTTGTGCAACACCCGGGCGTGTTGCAGGCGGTGCAGGTCGGAGAGCACCGAGTCGGGCTCCAGCCGCTCGCCGAAGCTGAGCGGGACGGCAGGCCGGGCTTGCGGGCTCACAAAGGTGCCCCGCCCCACCACCGACTCGATCAGCCCGTCGGACTGTAGCTCGCGGTAGGCGTTGTGCACGGTAAGGCGGGTGGTGCCTACCTCACGGGCCAGGGCCCGCACCGTGGGCAGCCGGGTGCCGGGGGGTAGCTCGCCCTTGGCGATGCGGGTGCGGAACTCCTCGGCAATATGGCGGTACAAAGCCATATGTTTGTCATGCCGCAGCTTGACCCGCACCCCCATGCAACCTCCTTGGTGATGGAGGGCATTATATGCACAGGGCTCCAGCCGGGAAAAGGTACAAGTTGCCGGATTGTGCTAGGACAATCGGGTGGGGGGTGACGGCGCCCTTACAGGGCTTCCAGTCGCTCTGAGAGCTCGGCCCAGCGGGCGAAGGCCTGCTCGAGCAGGGCTTGCAGCCGGTGCTGTTCCTCGGCAATCCGGGCGTACTCGAGGTGGTGCAGGCCGGGCTGGTTGGCCTGGGCCAGCACGGCTTGAAGCTGGGCCTCGAGCCCGGCTATCTCGGCTTCCAGCCGTTCTTTCTCGCGCTCGAGGTGCCAGCGGCCCTTAACCCTGCCAGGCCTGGCGGTGGGGTTCTGGGGCTTGGGGTCGGGGCTTTTCTCGGGCGCTATGCGCACATTCCGGCGTTCCAGATACTCGCCGGGCGGGGCCGGGTAGTCGGCGAACTGCCCGTTATGGACGTGCCAGGTGCGGGTAGCCAGTCGGTCGAGGAAGGCCAGGTCGTGCGAGACCAGCAGCAGCGTGCCGGGGTAGTCCAGCAGGGCCTGCTCGAGGGCCTCCACGGTCTCGAGGTCGAGGTGGTTGGTGGGCTCGTCCAGAACCAGCAGACTGGCCTGCTGCAACGAAAGCGAGAGCAGGGCCAGCCGGGCCCGCTCCCCACCCGAAAGGTGCTTGACCTGCTTGAACTGGGCCTCGTAGGGAAACATCCAGGCCCCCAGCGCGGCATGGGCCTTCTCGCCCAGCATCCGGTAAAGGGTCTCGAACAGGGTGAGCTCGGGGTCGAAGCCGGAGAGCTTCTGGTCGTAGTAGCCCACCCGCACCCCCGGCCCGGTTCTGACCCGCCCCGCCGGATGATCGGAGGGCAGCAGGCCCAGCAGCACCTTGAGCAGGGTGGTCTTGCCGGCCCCGTTGGGGCCGATCAGGGCGATGCGCTCGCCCTTGCGCACCAGCAGGTGGGGTATGTAAAACAGCGGGCGGCCCCCCAGGGTTTTCTGAAGCTCCCAGCCCTCCAGCACCCGCTCGGCGGTGGCTTCCTTCTCCAGGGGGAAGCGAATCCGCAGGCTGGGGTCGCCGGCCTCGGGGGCCTGTACCGCCTCTTCCATGAACTGGGCCATGCGGGCTTCCAGGCTGTGCAGGCGCCGGGCGTGCTTGGCGCTGCTGTGGGCCCAGCGCTGGGCCTGCTCCAGAATGCCCTCGCGCCGCTCCTTCTCCTTGAGCCAGTTGGCGTATTCGCGGGCTTCCTGCTCCTCCTGGAGGGCTCGCTCACGGCGAAAAGCCGAGTAGTTGCCCTCGTAGAGCCGAATCTGTCCCCGGCGCAGCCAGGCCACCCGCTGGGTTACCTGGTCGAGGAAGCGCCGGTCGTGCGAGACGGTCAGAATGGCACCGCCGTAGGATTGCAAGAAACCCACCAGCCAGGCCGTCATCTCGAGGTCGAGGTGGTTGGTCGGCTCGTCCAGCAAAAGCGCATCCGCCCCCGAGAGCAGCAGGGCCCCCAGGGCCAGGCGCCGGGCCTCACCCCCCGAGAGCACGCTGGCCTTCTCCTGCTCGCGCCCCGCGAAGCGCAAACCCTTGAGCACCGCCTCGTAACGGGCCCGCTGCTGGTAGCCGCCAATGGCCTGATAACGTTCGTGCAGCGCTTCCCAGCGCTGGTAGACCTCGAGGTCGGCCAGGTGGGCCTCGAGCCGGGCCAGCTCGGCCTCCATGGCCCTGACCCTGGCAAACCCCCGTTTGAGCACCGATTCCACGGTGTCGTTGGGGTCGTACAGGGGGTCTTGGGCCAGAAGCTCCAGGTGCACCCCTTCGCTTCGGTGAATCCGGCCCGCGGTGGGCTCCAGCGCCCCCACCAGCAGGCGCATCAGGGTGGTCTTGCCCGAGCCGTTGGCCCCCACCAGGGCCAGCCGGTCGCCGTGGCGCAATTCCAGGTTTACCCCCGCCAGCAGGTCGCGGGCCCCCAGGGTGTACTCGAGGTTCTCAGCCAGTACAATCCGCACAAAGGCCAGTTTAGCAAGCGAGCCATCTTCGGGCGGCAGTTTTTTTGATCAAAGGGTGTGCGCCATGCAGCCGATGCGCATGCGTGTGCGTTCACGGCCTGCTTGTAGCCAGGCGCAGGCCCCGCAAGGCCACCGTGAGACTAACCAACAAAAGAGCCCAGAACCCCATCCCGGTGGGCCAGAATGCGATAAGCGCATATGTGTAGCCCACCACAGCCCCTACCGGAATGGGGTACCAGCTCTGCCGGTGGCTTTTCCAGTACAACTGCCAGTAAAGGCCTGCCACCGCCAGGCCAATAACCACCGCTGTCAGGGTGATGCCGGGGTACAGGTAAACGAAAAACCCCAGGGTAGGGGCGATGCCGCCCCCCCCGCGAAAGCCAAAGAAAAGCGGCCAGTTATGCCCGGAGACCACCGCCACCCCCATTAAGGGCAGAGCCCAGGAAGTCTGGAGAAGCCCGCTCAAGTAAGCGGCCAGGCACCCTTTGGCGATATCAGCCAGGGCCACCAGCACCCCCCAACCCGGCCCAAACTGCCGCCAGGTGCCGCTGGCACCGGGGGTATCGCGCTCGGCCAGGTTGACACCCTGGATGGCCCCCACAATGCGTCCAAAGCTCAGCGAACCCAGCAGATAGGCCAGCGCCACCCATAGCAGATCCATAGCTGCTTATATGGTATCCCGGCGGGCTTTGAGCAAGCCTGCTTTCGGGGTTCTGGTACAGATTGTCTGATAGACTATATTTGGCTTATAAAAGGCTTCCATGCAGAAGAGGAAACTTACGTGGCCAAACGCAAACCCACCATTCACGAAGTCGCGCACCTAGCCAAAGTTGGAATCGGAACAGTCAGTCGAGTACTCAACAACCATCCCTCGGTTCGCTCGGAGACCCGCGAGCGGGTGCTGGCGGCTATGTCCAGCCTGGGTTACAGCCCCAACCCGCACGCCCGGCGGGTGGCCGGTGGACGCAGCTACACTGTCTCGCTCATCCTGCCGGTGATCTCCACCGAGTTTTACAACCGGCTGCTCGAGGGCATCGAGCAGGTGCTGAGCGAGGAGCGCTACGAGATTGCGCTTTTCCCCATTTTCTCACCCCAGCGTTTGCAGCGTTACCTGGAAAGCCGCTCGCTGGCGTATCAAACCGATGGGCTGCTGGTGGCTTCGCAAGGCCTGGCGCATCTCCTACCCGACCAGAAATTCCCCACCGAGCGCCCTGTGGTGCTGGTGGACGCGCACAGCACCCGCTACGACTCGGCCTATGTGGACAACTACCTGGGCGGGCGCATGGCCGCGGCCCACCTGGCCCAGTTCCCCGGTGCGTATTTTGCCATCCAGATGGAAGAAGAGCTGGATGAGGTTATGCGCAATACCGTAGGGCAGGAGCGGGTGGCCGGGTTCCGGGATGGGCTCGAGCAGGCTGGGCGCAGGCTGCCCAGGGCCCACGTCTTCAAATCGCGCTTCTCTGCCGAAGGCGGGCGGCTGGCCTTGCAACACTTCATGCGGCAG containing:
- a CDS encoding glycerol-3-phosphate acyltransferase gives rise to the protein MDLLWVALAYLLGSLSFGRIVGAIQGVNLAERDTPGASGTWRQFGPGWGVLVALADIAKGCLAAYLSGLLQTSWALPLMGVAVVSGHNWPLFFGFRGGGGIAPTLGFFVYLYPGITLTAVVIGLAVAGLYWQLYWKSHRQSWYPIPVGAVVGYTYALIAFWPTGMGFWALLLVSLTVALRGLRLATSRP
- the eat gene encoding ethanolamine permease; this encodes MENKPKAVRGAHYIDVDNTYLEKRRLRKSAGWVLLWGLGVGAVISGDFFGWNFGLAAGGFGGLLLATLVVAVLYVTMVLSIAELSTALPHAGGFYSFTRSAFGPNWAFLNGVTDLIEYVITPAVIVVGIAGYMNALIPGVPAWIWWAAFYALFVGINIRGTALTLRVSLIVTLLALAVLVVFYVAAGFSGAFSWDKVFNIAPQEGGSSFLPFGWYGVFAALPFAIWFYLAIEQLPLAAEESHDVVRDMPRALILGIITLLVLSVLTLILNTGVAGAKEVGESGAPLELGFKAVFGDAATSTFLTLIAITGLVASFHAIIYAYGRLIFALSRAGYLPTGLSIVSRYHTPHFALILGAVVGFLMCVLISTFSDSVGAALLNMAVFGAVISYAMVMFAYIRLARTRPDLPRPYKSPLGVPGAWVGAILALVCLAATFAVESYRPGVVGTAVFVVLMMAYYWFYSRFRLVAQAPEEEAALIAEAQREIR
- a CDS encoding PLP-dependent aminotransferase family protein; this translates as MGVRVKLRHDKHMALYRHIAEEFRTRIAKGELPPGTRLPTVRALAREVGTTRLTVHNAYRELQSDGLIESVVGRGTFVSPQARPAVPLSFGERLEPDSVLSDLHRLQHARVLHNLALATADPALFPYAAFWACLDSLKPLAQEVFGYGSLMGEPELRVAISELLEQRGIGADPKEVLVTVGGLQGLALVCRALAEPGEEVLLEEPTYLGLLGILKQFRLKPLPVPLNPEGPRLEVLEALLKRHRPRFYYTIPSYHNPTGLRFQEGRLQGLLELARTYGFTLVEDDTLGLLSYEKTPPTPLLALAQRMGLEAQVVHLASLSKVLMPGLRIGYLVAAPALLERFLPLHNVSDITGPPPLLQRATARFIRQGGLKQHLKQVLPLYQKRRDTLLQSLRRYMPKGVEWSHPEGGFSCWVSLPRLFSNLELHHQALAQGVAITPGEAFLVQTDETMHFRLCFGAQSAEGLEEGVKELAKLIRARVAQEPA
- the abc-f gene encoding ribosomal protection-like ABC-F family protein, translating into MRIVLAENLEYTLGARDLLAGVNLELRHGDRLALVGANGSGKTTLMRLLVGALEPTAGRIHRSEGVHLELLAQDPLYDPNDTVESVLKRGFARVRAMEAELARLEAHLADLEVYQRWEALHERYQAIGGYQQRARYEAVLKGLRFAGREQEKASVLSGGEARRLALGALLLSGADALLLDEPTNHLDLEMTAWLVGFLQSYGGAILTVSHDRRFLDQVTQRVAWLRRGQIRLYEGNYSAFRRERALQEEQEAREYANWLKEKERREGILEQAQRWAHSSAKHARRLHSLEARMAQFMEEAVQAPEAGDPSLRIRFPLEKEATAERVLEGWELQKTLGGRPLFYIPHLLVRKGERIALIGPNGAGKTTLLKVLLGLLPSDHPAGRVRTGPGVRVGYYDQKLSGFDPELTLFETLYRMLGEKAHAALGAWMFPYEAQFKQVKHLSGGERARLALLSLSLQQASLLVLDEPTNHLDLETVEALEQALLDYPGTLLLVSHDLAFLDRLATRTWHVHNGQFADYPAPPGEYLERRNVRIAPEKSPDPKPQNPTARPGRVKGRWHLEREKERLEAEIAGLEAQLQAVLAQANQPGLHHLEYARIAEEQHRLQALLEQAFARWAELSERLEAL
- a CDS encoding LacI family DNA-binding transcriptional regulator, with the translated sequence MAKRKPTIHEVAHLAKVGIGTVSRVLNNHPSVRSETRERVLAAMSSLGYSPNPHARRVAGGRSYTVSLILPVISTEFYNRLLEGIEQVLSEERYEIALFPIFSPQRLQRYLESRSLAYQTDGLLVASQGLAHLLPDQKFPTERPVVLVDAHSTRYDSAYVDNYLGGRMAAAHLAQFPGAYFAIQMEEELDEVMRNTVGQERVAGFRDGLEQAGRRLPRAHVFKSRFSAEGGRLALQHFMRQSKPPYNIFAGADLLALGVLEEAERQGLEVGEEVLLLGFDGHPWTEARGLSTLAQPIEAMGAEAARLLLDRIRGYKGSPRARRFEPTLIVRRSTQAS